One Campylobacter concisus DNA segment encodes these proteins:
- a CDS encoding peptidylprolyl isomerase, giving the protein MRFDELKVYDINLDELKKDKFAVLKTEKGDIKLELFAEDAPQAVANFVHLIKTGFYNGLNFHRVIPNFVIQGGCPNGTGTGGPGWRIKCECDNQKVKHERGSLSMAHAGRDTGGSQFFICHSKQPHLDGVHTVFGKCADDESLKVLDAIRQGDKILSAEIKQSL; this is encoded by the coding sequence ATGCGTTTTGATGAGTTAAAAGTTTATGATATAAATTTAGATGAGCTAAAAAAAGATAAATTTGCAGTTTTAAAGACAGAAAAAGGCGATATCAAACTTGAGCTTTTTGCCGAGGATGCACCGCAAGCTGTTGCAAATTTTGTCCATTTGATAAAAACAGGCTTTTATAATGGCCTAAATTTTCACAGAGTTATACCAAATTTCGTCATTCAAGGTGGCTGCCCAAATGGCACAGGCACAGGCGGTCCTGGCTGGAGGATAAAATGCGAATGCGATAATCAAAAGGTAAAGCATGAGCGTGGCAGCCTTAGCATGGCTCACGCAGGTCGCGACACTGGCGGATCGCAGTTTTTCATCTGCCACAGCAAGCAACCTCATCTTGACGGCGTGCATACAGTCTTTGGAAAGTGCGCTGACGATGAGAGCTTAAAGGTACTTGATGCTATCAGACAAGGCGACAAGATCCTCTCAGCAGAGATCAAGCAGAGCCTATAA
- a CDS encoding cation:dicarboxylate symporter family transporter, with amino-acid sequence MESAKTQKSLFVRLFTNLAIWVVIGIVGGVIVGMVAPELGIASKPGIDYFIKALKILIGPIIFLTIVSGIVGLESLKDLGTIGLKAFIYFEIVSTLALAVGIIFGETLRPGHGMNLDYTQLDASSVAKFTSQAGNMDANSGFLAHTLHLLRGAVPVDDIFPYVHILDPFIKSNTLQVLFMAIVVAIMLSLLAHDKKQACLKPLEFIQHYVLKLLTWLMLFSPVAAFSAMAYLIGKFGIGTLLGMMELLVVMALASCFFIFVVLGVICYFAKVNVFKFMRFISKEVLVVFATSSSETALAPLMQKLEAAGINRGAVGLIIPTGYSFNLDCTNIYLSLSVIFLAQAFNIPLTFEHLISILIVLMITSKGAVGVTGSGFVVLAGTLSALPSTGIPVVTVAVLLGVDKFMSEMRAVGNLCGNAVGCMIVSIWDKKVDMEKFRYALDHPDEFHFHS; translated from the coding sequence ATGGAGAGTGCAAAAACGCAAAAAAGTCTCTTTGTGAGGCTATTTACCAATCTCGCCATTTGGGTTGTGATAGGTATAGTTGGCGGTGTTATCGTCGGTATGGTCGCACCTGAGCTTGGCATAGCGAGCAAGCCAGGCATTGATTATTTTATAAAAGCCCTTAAAATTTTAATCGGCCCTATCATCTTTTTAACGATCGTTTCAGGCATCGTCGGACTTGAGAGCCTAAAAGATCTTGGCACCATCGGACTTAAGGCGTTTATCTACTTTGAGATAGTTAGCACGCTTGCTCTTGCTGTTGGTATCATCTTTGGCGAGACGCTTCGTCCAGGACATGGCATGAACCTTGACTATACCCAGCTTGACGCCTCAAGTGTGGCTAAATTTACATCTCAAGCTGGAAATATGGACGCAAATAGTGGCTTTTTAGCACACACGCTTCATCTTTTAAGAGGCGCTGTGCCAGTAGATGACATCTTCCCTTACGTGCATATACTTGATCCATTTATAAAATCAAACACACTTCAAGTGCTTTTCATGGCGATTGTCGTTGCCATCATGCTTTCGCTACTTGCTCATGATAAAAAGCAAGCTTGTCTAAAACCGCTTGAATTTATCCAACACTACGTCTTAAAGCTTCTTACTTGGCTTATGTTATTTAGCCCAGTGGCGGCCTTTTCAGCGATGGCTTACTTGATCGGTAAATTTGGCATCGGAACGCTTCTTGGTATGATGGAGCTTCTTGTCGTTATGGCGCTTGCAAGCTGCTTTTTCATCTTTGTCGTGCTTGGCGTCATTTGCTACTTTGCCAAAGTTAATGTCTTTAAATTTATGCGCTTTATCTCAAAAGAGGTCTTGGTCGTTTTTGCGACAAGCTCGAGCGAAACAGCTCTTGCGCCACTTATGCAAAAGCTAGAAGCAGCTGGTATAAATAGAGGCGCAGTTGGCCTTATAATCCCAACTGGCTACTCATTTAACCTTGACTGCACCAACATCTACCTAAGCCTAAGCGTTATCTTCTTAGCGCAAGCATTTAATATCCCACTAACTTTTGAACATCTAATAAGCATACTAATCGTGCTAATGATCACAAGTAAAGGCGCTGTTGGCGTTACAGGCTCAGGCTTTGTCGTCCTTGCTGGCACACTAAGCGCACTTCCAAGCACTGGCATACCAGTCGTAACCGTAGCTGTGCTACTTGGCGTTGATAAATTTATGTCAGAGATGCGTGCTGTTGGTAACCTTTGCGGCAATGCCGTTGGCTGCATGATCGTATCTATCTGGGACAAAAAGGTTGATATGGAGAAATTTAGATACGCACTAGATCATCCAGACGAATTTCACTTCCACTCATAA
- a CDS encoding aspartate/glutamate racemase family protein: protein MKTLGIIGGMGPLATADLYKKIIDITPATCDQEHLHIVIDSYAQIEDRTKFIMGEGESPLPKLIQSAKLLKNAGCEAMLMACNTAHYFAPSIEKEAGVKILHIAKVTIDALQKRYPHAKNIAVIATSGTKKAGVYDQILKERGLKSVDFSKETQDVIMECIYKGVKAGKLEEYVPVFYEVLSNIEADVYIAGCTEIPMFLPFISSEYKFIDATFELAKAGVEFGLEKRVF from the coding sequence ATGAAGACATTAGGCATCATAGGCGGCATGGGACCACTTGCCACGGCTGATTTATACAAAAAGATCATCGATATAACCCCAGCAACTTGCGATCAAGAGCACCTACACATCGTTATCGACTCATACGCGCAGATAGAAGATAGGACAAAATTTATCATGGGCGAGGGAGAAAGTCCGCTTCCAAAGCTGATTCAAAGTGCAAAACTTTTAAAAAATGCAGGATGCGAAGCGATGCTAATGGCTTGCAACACGGCTCACTACTTTGCTCCAAGTATCGAAAAAGAGGCTGGAGTGAAAATTTTGCACATTGCAAAAGTTACCATAGATGCCTTGCAAAAGAGATATCCACACGCTAAAAATATCGCTGTTATCGCAACAAGTGGCACAAAAAAAGCAGGCGTTTATGATCAAATTTTAAAAGAGCGCGGGCTAAAAAGCGTGGATTTTAGCAAAGAGACGCAAGATGTCATCATGGAGTGCATCTACAAGGGCGTCAAAGCTGGCAAACTAGAAGAGTATGTGCCGGTATTTTATGAAGTGCTTTCAAACATTGAAGCTGACGTTTATATCGCAGGCTGCACCGAGATACCGATGTTTTTGCCATTTATCAGCAGCGAGTATAAATTTATAGATGCGACATTTGAGCTAGCAAAAGCTGGCGTAGAATTTGGACTAGAAAAGAGAGTATTTTGA
- the pckA gene encoding phosphoenolpyruvate carboxykinase (ATP) produces MNKLDELGLKEIKKINHNLSYDELFELEKANNEGRVSSNGTFMVDTGIFTGRSPKDKYFVKQDPSQKYIAWGKINQPITKELFDKLLKKAKDQLSGKEIFIQDAFCGASKKSQKSVRFVTEVAWQAHFVKNMFIRPSEAELAKFEPDFVVYNACKTKNEEYKADGLHSEVFVIFNVEENVAVIGGTWYGGEMKKGIFSMMNYWLPLEGKLSMHCSANVGEKGDTALFFGLSGTGKTTLSTDPKRKLIGDDEHGWDDDGVFNFEGGCYAKCINLDPSSEPEIYAAIRRDALLENVVADENGVVDYKDGSKTENTRVSYPIYHIDNYEPSSSAGHPKNIIFLSADAFGVLPPVAKLTKEQAMYYFLSGYTAKVAGTERGITEPVATFSACFGEPFMPLHPTVYAKLLGEKIDKHGVNVYLVNTGWSGGAYGVGKRMSIKATRACINAILDGSITKCEFENFDKFNFSIPKELDGVETKLLNPINTWTHPAEYNISRDKLAKMFVENFKRYEDVKEGVEYAKAGPTA; encoded by the coding sequence ATAAATAAGCTAGACGAGCTAGGTCTAAAAGAGATCAAAAAGATAAATCACAATCTAAGCTACGACGAGCTTTTTGAGCTTGAAAAGGCGAACAACGAAGGCAGAGTCTCTAGTAACGGCACATTTATGGTTGATACTGGAATTTTTACTGGCAGAAGCCCAAAAGATAAGTACTTTGTCAAGCAAGATCCAAGCCAAAAATACATCGCTTGGGGCAAGATAAATCAGCCTATCACAAAAGAGCTTTTTGACAAGCTTCTTAAAAAAGCAAAAGATCAGCTAAGTGGTAAAGAAATTTTTATCCAAGATGCATTTTGTGGAGCTAGCAAAAAGAGCCAAAAATCAGTCCGCTTCGTCACTGAAGTAGCGTGGCAAGCGCACTTTGTAAAAAATATGTTTATCCGTCCAAGTGAAGCAGAGCTGGCTAAATTTGAGCCTGATTTTGTAGTATATAACGCTTGCAAGACAAAAAATGAGGAGTACAAGGCTGACGGACTACATTCAGAGGTCTTTGTCATATTTAATGTCGAGGAAAATGTCGCAGTGATCGGTGGCACATGGTATGGCGGCGAGATGAAAAAGGGCATTTTTTCTATGATGAACTACTGGTTGCCACTTGAAGGCAAGCTAAGCATGCACTGCTCTGCAAATGTAGGCGAAAAGGGCGATACGGCGCTATTTTTTGGCCTATCTGGCACTGGTAAAACGACACTTTCAACCGATCCAAAACGCAAACTAATAGGCGATGATGAGCACGGCTGGGACGATGATGGCGTGTTTAACTTTGAGGGCGGCTGCTACGCAAAATGTATCAACCTTGATCCAAGTAGCGAGCCAGAAATTTACGCAGCGATCAGGCGTGACGCGCTACTTGAAAACGTAGTGGCTGACGAAAACGGAGTGGTTGATTACAAAGATGGCTCAAAGACTGAAAACACACGCGTGAGCTATCCGATCTATCACATCGACAACTACGAGCCAAGCTCAAGCGCTGGCCATCCAAAAAATATCATCTTTTTAAGTGCTGATGCTTTTGGCGTGCTTCCTCCAGTTGCAAAGCTGACAAAAGAGCAGGCGATGTATTATTTTCTAAGTGGCTATACAGCAAAAGTTGCTGGCACAGAGCGCGGTATCACTGAGCCAGTTGCTACTTTTAGCGCTTGCTTTGGCGAGCCATTTATGCCACTTCACCCAACCGTCTATGCAAAGCTACTTGGCGAGAAGATCGATAAACACGGCGTTAATGTCTATCTAGTAAATACAGGCTGGAGTGGCGGTGCTTACGGCGTTGGTAAGCGTATGAGCATAAAAGCGACACGTGCTTGCATAAATGCGATCCTTGATGGTAGCATCACAAAATGCGAATTTGAAAATTTTGATAAATTTAACTTCTCTATCCCAAAAGAGCTTGATGGTGTAGAGACAAAACTGCTAAATCCTATAAACACATGGACACACCCAGCTGAGTACAATATTTCACGCGACAAGCTTGCTAAAATGTTTGTTGAAAATTTCAAACGCTACGAAGATGTAAAAGAGGGCGTTGAGTACGCAAAAGCTGGTCCAACAGCTTAA